In one window of Cellulophaga sp. HaHa_2_95 DNA:
- a CDS encoding ATP-binding protein, producing MLKIRPIKIRDSVIALCCVMFVNLYAVYGQKTIKDSLYQKLASFKLKPNYQKDTLYINSLYTYGKAYGFYNLDSLNSLANETIELSKAINFAKGEAKGHIILGNYYSETGKKELAIENYSKAKAIAEANTYIDVTLLSKSSLATAYTYNDEYAKGLKEYLGGIEIAKQHNDEATLAILYINITVIYSLQNEYKQCIHFLTKAMELNKKTGNERLTAVTLINLAATYIDNNELEKATEKIDEGLPLLEKLELQDWLTYAYELKANIFLKQDKASEALKWFQKSEIIHQDIAQTRYKISLYNGMAKTYLKLKNYNKTEAYGLKALALSTDLNVLDERDEILKTLYELKKETNEALAALGYLEAYKAISDTISEKNNQKELKILKSNLEFDQEKERYILENEKVAAKQRLYFYGALLVIIAFSIIIYILKRNNRTQNILNRKLTVKTKQLQNKERHLVNSNHTKTKLFAIIAHDLRGPINSFKSMFDLFTNKQISDAEFIELAPTMGESIDSIAFTLNNLLSWGQTQMNDIITEPEHTNINDLINQNNALLSKMAEKKSISFENRVTESALTWSGKNQISIVIRNLTSNALKFTPEHGKITFGATDKQNHWEFYIKDTGVGLTEEALDKIFSTKETFTTYGTNNEKGTGLGLVLCKEMIEKNNGSIWAESTINVGTSFYFTLPKAS from the coding sequence ATGCTAAAAATAAGACCCATAAAAATACGGGATAGTGTTATTGCACTATGCTGCGTTATGTTTGTTAATCTATATGCCGTATATGGTCAAAAAACCATAAAAGACAGTCTATATCAAAAACTAGCATCTTTTAAATTAAAACCAAACTACCAAAAAGATACGCTTTACATCAATTCATTGTACACCTATGGCAAAGCATATGGTTTTTACAATTTAGATAGTTTAAATAGTTTAGCAAATGAAACTATTGAACTTAGTAAGGCAATTAACTTTGCTAAAGGCGAGGCGAAGGGACACATTATCTTAGGAAATTATTATTCTGAAACGGGCAAAAAAGAACTTGCAATAGAAAATTATAGTAAAGCAAAAGCTATTGCAGAGGCGAATACGTACATTGATGTAACCTTACTATCAAAAAGCAGTCTAGCTACTGCCTACACTTATAATGATGAATACGCAAAAGGGCTCAAAGAATATCTTGGAGGGATTGAGATAGCCAAACAACATAACGACGAAGCTACTTTAGCCATCTTATACATTAACATTACGGTTATTTATAGCTTACAAAATGAATATAAGCAATGTATTCATTTTTTAACCAAGGCTATGGAGTTAAATAAAAAGACAGGTAATGAAAGATTAACAGCTGTAACATTAATTAATTTAGCAGCCACGTACATTGACAATAATGAGTTAGAAAAGGCTACTGAAAAAATTGATGAAGGACTGCCCCTTTTAGAAAAACTAGAATTACAAGATTGGCTAACCTATGCCTATGAATTAAAAGCTAATATTTTTCTTAAACAAGACAAAGCCTCGGAGGCCTTAAAGTGGTTTCAAAAAAGTGAAATTATACATCAGGACATTGCCCAAACGAGATACAAGATATCTTTATACAATGGCATGGCTAAAACATACCTAAAACTTAAAAACTATAATAAAACCGAAGCCTATGGTCTAAAAGCATTGGCCTTGAGCACTGATTTAAATGTACTAGATGAGCGCGATGAAATTTTGAAAACACTTTATGAATTAAAAAAAGAAACAAATGAAGCTTTAGCAGCACTCGGATATTTAGAAGCATATAAAGCTATTTCTGACACCATTAGTGAGAAGAACAACCAGAAAGAATTAAAAATTTTAAAATCCAATCTTGAGTTCGATCAAGAAAAAGAACGCTATATCTTAGAGAATGAGAAAGTAGCCGCGAAACAACGATTGTATTTTTATGGAGCCCTTTTAGTCATCATCGCTTTTTCTATAATTATTTATATTCTTAAAAGAAACAATAGGACTCAAAATATTTTAAATAGGAAATTAACAGTAAAAACAAAGCAACTGCAAAATAAGGAAAGACATTTGGTAAACTCCAATCATACAAAAACCAAATTGTTTGCCATAATTGCTCATGATTTACGCGGCCCCATAAATTCTTTCAAATCGATGTTTGATTTATTTACCAATAAGCAAATTAGCGATGCCGAATTTATTGAACTAGCTCCTACCATGGGAGAGAGTATAGACAGTATTGCTTTTACTTTAAATAATCTACTCTCTTGGGGCCAAACTCAAATGAATGACATTATTACGGAACCAGAGCATACGAATATAAACGATTTAATAAATCAAAATAATGCGCTATTGTCAAAAATGGCAGAAAAAAAATCGATCTCTTTTGAAAATAGGGTAACGGAAAGCGCATTGACTTGGTCTGGCAAAAATCAAATCAGTATCGTCATTCGAAACTTAACGAGTAATGCCTTAAAATTTACCCCTGAACATGGGAAAATTACTTTTGGAGCCACTGACAAACAAAACCATTGGGAGTTTTATATTAAAGATACCGG